In Risungbinella massiliensis, the genomic stretch AGATGACACCGTTCTTGATATTCATCGGATGGCTGTTCACCCTTCCTATTTTAGAAAAGGAATTGCTAGTAGTTTAATATCCCATTTGCTAAATCTAGAGTCCAATATGGAAAAAATGATCGTTTGCACTGGAGCCAAAAACACACCTGCTAAAATTTTGTATCAACGTTTTGGATTTTGTGCAGTAGAGGATCGCGAAATAGCTCCTGGAATATCACTAACTTTTTTTGAAAGATCGAATGGAGCACATTCCAACTAAACCAAAAAAAAATCGCTCTCTCCATAAGAGGGAGCAATTTTTTTGGGGTTGTTCAATCATATTATTTAAATTTGAATAGGTAGTTTAGATCGTTTCATTCTCGTTTACTCCACTCTCATACGGTTCTAAATCAGTCGCATCCTCGACAATTAAGACTGTATGACATTTAGGACAGAGCAGTTCTACTTCATCATCTTCTAAGTCCTCTACCTCGACAGAAACATCTTCTCCACATTCTGGGCAGACAATTTCCAATATCTCTTCTTCGTCTTCTTCCTCATCATCGTCATCATCCAAATCCTCATCATCATAACAAAGAAGTTCCAGATCGTTCAGATCTTCATCTACTGCTTCAACATACTCTTCTAATTCAGACTGCATCAGATCTACTTGTTGTACTGCTTCTATTAGTTCGTCTACAACATCCACTAAACGATGTAGTGCTTTCGATTCTGGAGACGAATTGGAGCTAGTCTGGACTCCTTCTAACAGACCTTGAACATATGCCAAATCTCTGCGTAGTCTATCGTACATCATCTGATCCTCCAATCATTGCTATCTACCACTAGTCTGACCCGAGTTCCAGCGCTTCACACACTCCAATGATTGGTATTTTCCGCATAGAGAAATCCATTCGTAGACAAGCTAACCAAGAGGTGGCGAATGGATGATCTCACAAAACAAAACTCTGCTTTGGACACTTAGTTTGCTTCCTATTTTCATGGTTTTAGGTAATTCTGCTCTGATCCCACTTCTGCCTAACATACAGAAGAGCTTTATGGTATCGGATATAGAAACGAGCTATTTAATCACTTCTTTTTCCTTATCTGCAGCTATTTTCATCCCTTTCATTGGAGTCGCATCTGATCGTTTTGGGAGGAAAAGAGTCATTTTGGTTGGGTTACTCCTATTTGCAGCGGGTAGTCTATGGGCAGGTATCGCTTCTTGGTTGGAGCTTGATTTTTCAATGCTACTCTATGCCCGAGCTCTACAGGGATTAGGTGGCGCTGCTACCTCTCCGATTGCGATGGTACTAGCTGGTGACCTCTTTCAAGGTGTAGAGAAGACCAAAGCGATGGGGATCTTAGAATCTGCCAACTCCTTTGGAAAAGTACTAAGCCCATTTTTAGGGGTGATCATTGGTCAAATATCATGGATCGTGCTCTTTTTCTTTTTTCCTGTCTTGAGCATTCCACTCTTCTTCTTGGTACAACATAAAATCGTCGAACCAACCATATCAGACAACCAACATTCTTTTCGCGAGTATGGGCATCAAATTGCAAGCGCATTTCGTTTATATGGTCGATGGTTAGGAATATCGTATTTACTAGGAGCTTTAGTACTCTTTCTCTTTTTTGGATATTACGCCAAGATGTCGGATCAATGGGATGCTAGTCCCCTTTCCTTCTGGATCAAAGGGCTTCTGCTAACAACACCACTTGTGGGGCAATGTTTAGGTGCTTTTTGGACCGGGAGAAAAGTAAAAAGCGGGGTTACTCACTTAAAAAACCATCTTTATTTAGGATTGTGTTGTTTATCTTTAGGTGTAGGATTGATTGGTATTTTTTCCTTCACTCCTTGGTTAGGGCTATTTAGTGCCAGTTTAATTGGAGTAGGAGCAGGCTTGGCTCTACCTTGTCTCAATATCTTGATCACTAGTGCAATTCGCCGTTCAGAAAGAGGGATTGTTACATCTTTATATCATAGCGTCCGATTTTTAGGTGTAGCAGTGGGGCCACCTATTCTTAGCATGTTCGGTCGAGAACCTGTTTTTCACTTTGGGATAGTTGGTTTATTGGGGTTAATTGCATGGTCTGTCGCTTCATTTCTCCATCCTCCACAACGGGTACATGGAGGTCCAGAGCAATCCCGGATTCTCTTACGAAAAAGTCGACTACATCTCCCCGCTGAACCACAAGGATAAAGGTTGTATGATGCAACTCGAAATGCTTGTTTACACTCGCTCCGTTGTAATAATAAGTCGCTCCCTAGATCAAGTTCTTCTATAACTTAATCAATGCCAGTTCGATTTTGTGCACCCTTGTTTAGGTTGAACTCACTTCTATCCTTACCTTCTTATGCATATGATGGTTAGGACAAGTTGGGAGGGTGGAGAAGTTGTCCAAATTGACAGTCGAAATCATGTTGGTACTCTTAATTCTTACAGGGGTATTGGGGCGATCTCCCATTATCGCGACAGCTGCCAGTTTCTTGTTGATGATGAAGCTGATCCACTTAGAACGTTTCTTCCCTACATTTGAACGGAGAGGACTTGAATTAGGTTTACTTTTTCTCACCATTGCAGTACTTGCTCCTTTTGCATCTGGAAAGGTAACTTGGGAAGAGATTCAAAAAGTTTTTCTTTCTGTACCAGGAATGATGGCGATCTTAGGGGGCGCTTTCGCTACTTGCCTCAATGGTAAAGGGCTTGATCTACTAAAAGACGATCCCCATTTAATGGTAGGCTTGGTTGTAGGTTCTGTTTTGGGGATATTATTCTTACGAGGAGTACCCACAGGTCCTTTGATGGGAGCAGCACTCACCATGCTTTTTCTCAAGATAGCAGAATTTCTTTTTCCTACTCCCTGACACAAACTTGTCTAACATGGGTTCTTCCCTTATACTACAAACAGTTAGGGGGTTTGCTCCATGTCCAAAATCGCCATACTGACTGATAGTTCTTGTGATCTACCACAAGAACTAATCGAGAAGTATCCCATACATGTCGTTCCCCTCCGCTTGATCTACCAAAACGGAGAATATCGGGATGGAGTCGACATCACTGCGGATGAATTTTATACTAAGTTAGAGGTAGAAATCCCAACTACTTCTATGCCATCTCCACAGGATTTACAGGAAACATTTCAACAAATTGAAGATCAAGGTTTTACTCATGTCCTCGCAATTACCATCTCTTCCGGTCTCAGTGGTACATTTAACACATTCCGCTTAATGGCAGAAGATTTTCCAAATCTAACGGTGCAAATGATTGATTCTAAAGGGCTCTCTTGGTTACTTGGATACCAAGTGGTAGAAGCAGCAAAACTCGTTCAAGAAGGCTTTCGTTTCGATGAGACCATAGAACGAATTCACCAACTCCAACCAGAGATCAGTGGATATTTTATTGTAGACACTTTAGACTATCTTAAACGCGGTGGACGAATCGGCAGTGTTACTGCTACCTTAGGCTCTCTATTGAGCCTCAAACCCATTATCACAGTAGATGGAGAAGGTAAATTCTTTTCCTATCGGGTAGCTCGCGGGAAAAAACAAGCACTCAAAAAACTGATGGATATCGTGGAAGAAACGATTGAATCAACCCGTGCTCAGATCGCCGTCGTCCATAGCAAAGCGAAAACAGAAGCAGAAGAGTTTGCCAACCGTTTAAGAGAACTGGAAAATGTTGTTGTCTCCTCCATTGGACATATTAGTCCTGCTATGGCGGTACATACTGGTCCAGGTATGCTTGGTCTTATCATTCAACGTGAGGAAAACAGCTAGATCGTAAACGCTTTCGCTTTAAATCCAAGGAAGGCTTTTGTTGAAATATAACAGAAGTCTTTCTTTTTTGCTGATCAAAGGGGGTATCTACATTGTTACTTGGAGCTATTATAAATGGACTTGCTATCATAATCGGCTCCCTAATCGGAAAAGGGATCAAAAAAATGAGCGAATCTACGATCAACTCTATTATGCAAGGAGTAGCATTGGTGGTAATCGTCATGGGCATTGGTATGACGTTAAAATCAGATCGTATCTTACTAATGCTGATCTCTCTAGTAGTAGGAGGAATTTTGGGTAGTTTACTGCGGATCCAAAAGCGACTCGAAGATTGGAGCCAGTCGATTGAAAAACGTCTTAAATCAAAAGGGGAATTTGCCAATAGCTTTGTAACTGGAATTTTAGTCTTTATCATCGGTCCTATGGCGATTTTAGGAGGACTTAGCAGTGGATTAGAAAATAACCATCAAATTCTCTTTACCAAATCATTATTGGATGGGTTTACCTCTATTATTTTCACTTCTACTTTAGGCATTGGGGTACTCTTCTCTGCAATCCCTGTCTTCTTATACGAGGGACTTATCTCCATAGGAGCTTCGTGGATAACCCAAGGAATCGAACCCAAACTTCTAGAAACTATCATCCAACAGCTAACAGCAGTAGGCGGATTACTAGTTATCGCAATCGGGCTAAACATCTTAAAGATCATCCAGATTCCTGTTGCCAACTATCTCCCCTCTCTCTTACTAGCGGTTGCTTTAGCACCTTATTTAGTATATTA encodes the following:
- a CDS encoding GNAT family N-acetyltransferase — its product is MIKKLNVTDPTVAQQVLNVQLPSYQVEAELINFQGIPRLHDTIENLLECSEIFLGYVSSDQLVGFISYTKDDTVLDIHRMAVHPSYFRKGIASSLISHLLNLESNMEKMIVCTGAKNTPAKILYQRFGFCAVEDREIAPGISLTFFERSNGAHSN
- a CDS encoding CD1247 N-terminal domain-containing protein, encoding MMYDRLRRDLAYVQGLLEGVQTSSNSSPESKALHRLVDVVDELIEAVQQVDLMQSELEEYVEAVDEDLNDLELLCYDDEDLDDDDDEEEDEEEILEIVCPECGEDVSVEVEDLEDDEVELLCPKCHTVLIVEDATDLEPYESGVNENETI
- a CDS encoding MFS transporter, translated to MISQNKTLLWTLSLLPIFMVLGNSALIPLLPNIQKSFMVSDIETSYLITSFSLSAAIFIPFIGVASDRFGRKRVILVGLLLFAAGSLWAGIASWLELDFSMLLYARALQGLGGAATSPIAMVLAGDLFQGVEKTKAMGILESANSFGKVLSPFLGVIIGQISWIVLFFFFPVLSIPLFFLVQHKIVEPTISDNQHSFREYGHQIASAFRLYGRWLGISYLLGALVLFLFFGYYAKMSDQWDASPLSFWIKGLLLTTPLVGQCLGAFWTGRKVKSGVTHLKNHLYLGLCCLSLGVGLIGIFSFTPWLGLFSASLIGVGAGLALPCLNILITSAIRRSERGIVTSLYHSVRFLGVAVGPPILSMFGREPVFHFGIVGLLGLIAWSVASFLHPPQRVHGGPEQSRILLRKSRLHLPAEPQG
- a CDS encoding DUF441 domain-containing protein; protein product: MLVLLILTGVLGRSPIIATAASFLLMMKLIHLERFFPTFERRGLELGLLFLTIAVLAPFASGKVTWEEIQKVFLSVPGMMAILGGAFATCLNGKGLDLLKDDPHLMVGLVVGSVLGILFLRGVPTGPLMGAALTMLFLKIAEFLFPTP
- a CDS encoding DegV family protein, producing MSKIAILTDSSCDLPQELIEKYPIHVVPLRLIYQNGEYRDGVDITADEFYTKLEVEIPTTSMPSPQDLQETFQQIEDQGFTHVLAITISSGLSGTFNTFRLMAEDFPNLTVQMIDSKGLSWLLGYQVVEAAKLVQEGFRFDETIERIHQLQPEISGYFIVDTLDYLKRGGRIGSVTATLGSLLSLKPIITVDGEGKFFSYRVARGKKQALKKLMDIVEETIESTRAQIAVVHSKAKTEAEEFANRLRELENVVVSSIGHISPAMAVHTGPGMLGLIIQREENS
- a CDS encoding DUF554 domain-containing protein gives rise to the protein MLLGAIINGLAIIIGSLIGKGIKKMSESTINSIMQGVALVVIVMGIGMTLKSDRILLMLISLVVGGILGSLLRIQKRLEDWSQSIEKRLKSKGEFANSFVTGILVFIIGPMAILGGLSSGLENNHQILFTKSLLDGFTSIIFTSTLGIGVLFSAIPVFLYEGLISIGASWITQGIEPKLLETIIQQLTAVGGLLVIAIGLNILKIIQIPVANYLPSLLLAVALAPYLVY